From the genome of Solidesulfovibrio carbinolicus, one region includes:
- a CDS encoding type 4 pilus major pilin, protein MTLLETLGAILVGLIILAGAALGLNAAFSSSKLGETEQNLVTLRMQIQHMFSGAADYSGLDNSLALKAGVVPKSFIKGESLKNAFGGDITLAPMTAEAAFSIELTTIPQEECTKLAKFQTDAWLGVDVNGHAVDRLSSTVVSDIVSYCEENNTILFTAR, encoded by the coding sequence ATGACGCTTCTTGAAACTCTTGGAGCCATTCTCGTGGGGCTCATCATCCTGGCCGGGGCCGCCTTGGGACTCAACGCGGCGTTTTCTTCGTCGAAGCTCGGGGAGACTGAACAAAATCTCGTCACCCTGCGCATGCAGATACAGCACATGTTTTCCGGAGCCGCCGACTATAGCGGATTGGACAACAGCTTGGCCCTCAAAGCCGGAGTGGTGCCCAAGTCTTTTATCAAGGGGGAATCTCTCAAAAACGCTTTCGGTGGCGACATCACCTTGGCCCCGATGACGGCTGAAGCGGCTTTTTCTATCGAACTCACCACTATTCCCCAGGAAGAGTGTACCAAGCTGGCCAAGTTTCAGACAGATGCCTGGCTTGGTGTGGATGTGAACGGCCATGCCGTGGATCGCCTTTCGAGCACAGTGGTCTCGGATATTGTTTCCTACTGCGAAGAAAACAATACCATTCTCTTTACCGCGAGATAG